A region from the Triticum urartu cultivar G1812 chromosome 1, Tu2.1, whole genome shotgun sequence genome encodes:
- the LOC125509286 gene encoding non-specific lipid-transfer protein 2P-like — MAKAAAMLVLVALVAAAMATGGAAQCNAGNLAVCASPIVSGTPPSKTCCNNLKSQRGCFCQFAHNRAYSSYINSPNARKTLVSCGVPVPKC, encoded by the coding sequence ATGGCGAAGGCCGCAGCGATGCTCGTGCTGGTGGcgctggtggcggcggcgatggcaaCGGGCGGAGCGGCGCAGTGCAACGCCGGGAACCTGGCGGTGTGCGCCTCCCCGATCGTCAGCGGGACCCCGCCGTCCAAGACGTGCTGCAACAACCTAAAGAGTCAGCGGGGGTGCTTCTGCCAGTTCGCGCACAACCGCGCGTACTCCAGCTACATCAACAGCCCCAACGCCCGCAAGACCCTCGTCAGCTGCGGCGTCCCCGTACCGAAGTGCTAG